From the genome of Geoglobus ahangari, one region includes:
- the mtnP gene encoding S-methyl-5'-thioadenosine phosphorylase produces the protein MNAEVAIIGGTGVYDSDAFENVREVEVDTPFGKPSDRILIGEFEGRRVAFLPRHGRGHIYSPTHVPYRANIYALKELGVSRIISIAAVGSLKEEVKPLDIVIPDQIFDRTKHRRDTFFDDVVVHVGMAEPFCAELRDAAISVLKELGLSFHPRGTYVCIEGPQFSTKAESNVYRQLGFDIIGMTALPEAKLAREAEICYLTIATVTDYDVWKDEPVDVKTVLENAAKNEENVKKILRKLIPAIPEERECECRDALRFAITTSPDRITNEAREKLGIFLNKYL, from the coding sequence ATGAACGCTGAGGTCGCCATAATCGGAGGGACGGGGGTCTACGACAGCGATGCGTTCGAGAACGTCAGAGAGGTTGAGGTGGACACGCCCTTCGGGAAACCATCTGACAGGATCCTGATCGGAGAATTCGAGGGAAGGAGAGTTGCATTCCTCCCAAGACACGGGAGGGGGCACATCTACTCCCCAACCCACGTCCCCTACAGGGCCAATATCTACGCCCTGAAGGAGCTCGGGGTGAGCAGGATAATCAGCATCGCTGCAGTTGGATCGCTGAAAGAAGAAGTGAAGCCGCTCGACATAGTCATCCCAGACCAGATTTTCGACAGAACGAAGCACAGGAGGGACACGTTCTTTGACGACGTCGTTGTTCACGTGGGCATGGCTGAGCCCTTCTGCGCTGAGTTGAGAGACGCAGCCATCAGCGTTCTCAAGGAGCTCGGCCTCTCCTTCCACCCGAGAGGTACCTACGTCTGCATCGAGGGGCCGCAGTTCTCCACAAAGGCCGAGTCGAACGTTTACAGGCAGCTCGGCTTTGACATCATAGGGATGACCGCCCTGCCGGAGGCGAAGCTTGCGAGAGAAGCTGAGATCTGCTACCTGACAATCGCCACAGTCACAGACTACGACGTGTGGAAGGACGAGCCTGTGGACGTGAAGACCGTGCTCGAGAATGCCGCGAAGAACGAGGAGAACGTGAAGAAAATCCTTAGAAAGCTTATCCCGGCAATTCCGGAGGAGAGGGAGTGCGAGTGCAGGGACGCTCTGAGGTTCGCCATAACAACAAGCCCGGACAGGATTACAAATGAGGCGAGGGAGAAGTTAGGAATATTCCTGAACAAGTACCTCTAA
- a CDS encoding pyridoxal phosphate-dependent aminotransferase, which translates to MHGDYYERYLKRGLRPLDFASNINPFRPRGLEEFLSERVEVIYHYPHNGYESLVETISDSMRWDRETIVFGNGSIELIEFFFRVAGRDVAIAQPTFTEYERFARLHGVRVHDIPWDLEAILEFVEGSRPDALVICNPNNPTGEFMRKREVEEVAEVCEKRGVKLMIDQTFIDFVKPHDVEAFQVRSLTKILGIPGLRFGYGMFPKEYARLFHETRLPWNVNTLAKVVAERYLPLLRPFSRHVRRKIGKEREHMKKFLRRLGFECGGKANFLLCRGNLDSGRIFEFLEGRGMLIRRCNDFKGLTSKHFRVAVKKREENRVLLRGLEVLVQEYS; encoded by the coding sequence GTGCACGGGGACTACTACGAGCGCTACCTCAAACGTGGGCTGAGACCTCTTGACTTCGCGTCCAACATAAACCCATTCAGGCCAAGAGGCCTCGAGGAGTTTCTCTCAGAGAGAGTGGAGGTGATCTACCACTACCCCCACAACGGCTATGAGTCTCTCGTGGAGACCATATCCGACTCAATGAGGTGGGACCGCGAGACTATTGTGTTCGGAAACGGATCCATAGAGCTCATCGAGTTCTTTTTCAGGGTTGCCGGCAGGGATGTCGCGATAGCCCAGCCCACGTTCACGGAATACGAGAGGTTCGCAAGACTCCATGGTGTGAGGGTTCACGATATTCCGTGGGATCTCGAGGCGATTCTTGAGTTTGTTGAAGGAAGCAGGCCGGATGCCCTCGTCATCTGCAACCCGAACAACCCTACGGGGGAGTTCATGAGGAAAAGAGAGGTTGAGGAGGTTGCAGAGGTCTGCGAAAAGCGTGGCGTGAAGCTGATGATTGACCAGACGTTCATAGACTTCGTGAAGCCCCATGACGTCGAGGCGTTTCAGGTGAGGTCGCTAACGAAGATCCTCGGCATCCCCGGGCTGAGGTTCGGCTACGGCATGTTTCCGAAGGAGTATGCAAGACTGTTTCACGAAACGAGGCTGCCCTGGAACGTGAACACCCTCGCAAAGGTCGTGGCTGAGAGGTACCTCCCGCTTCTCAGGCCATTTTCAAGGCACGTCAGAAGGAAAATCGGGAAGGAGAGGGAGCACATGAAAAAATTTCTGAGGAGGCTCGGGTTTGAGTGCGGGGGTAAGGCGAACTTTCTGCTTTGCAGGGGGAATCTGGATTCCGGTAGAATTTTCGAGTTTCTTGAGGGGAGGGGTATGCTGATCAGGCGATGCAACGACTTCAAAGGGCTCACGTCAAAACACTTCAGGGTTGCGGTCAAAAAGAGGGAGGAGAACAGGGTTCTTCTCAGGGGCTTAGAGGTACTTGTTCAGGAATATTCCTAA
- a CDS encoding carbonic anhydrase, which translates to MKFGCAVNCIDGRTQIPVIEWMRNNANVDFVDMITEPGIVRLFESEDAFEKILEKVMVSVKNHGSDFIAVVAHHDCAGNPVGREEQIEQLKMSVEMLKRSIENAVVVGLWVNENLEVEVVVELR; encoded by the coding sequence ATGAAGTTCGGCTGTGCCGTGAACTGCATTGACGGAAGAACACAGATTCCGGTTATAGAGTGGATGAGGAACAACGCCAACGTGGATTTTGTTGACATGATCACTGAACCGGGAATCGTCAGGCTTTTTGAAAGCGAGGATGCCTTTGAGAAGATTCTTGAGAAAGTAATGGTTTCCGTGAAAAATCACGGTTCGGATTTTATTGCGGTAGTGGCCCATCACGACTGCGCCGGAAATCCGGTTGGAAGGGAGGAGCAGATTGAACAGCTGAAAATGTCGGTTGAGATGCTTAAGAGGAGCATTGAGAATGCCGTGGTGGTGGGACTGTGGGTCAACGAGAATCTGGAAGTGGAGGTCGTGGTTGAGCTGAGGTGA
- a CDS encoding integrase — MEQALEMIEKVKGKRRLFTITAFFTGLRGKELILLFRNWNSLRKKDFEEVEVIETGFIRRIKRSYLTMVPKQLAEQIEEWRCGDRIVENLCKEGVKISLFRKVHVAVLSKTMMPHEIDLLQGRLDSILVKHYVKHLREIAEKYWRAYKEFLFLFS, encoded by the coding sequence ATTGAACAAGCGCTTGAAATGATTGAAAAAGTAAAGGGAAAACGAAGATTATTTACAATAACAGCATTCTTTACTGGATTGAGAGGAAAAGAATTAATTTTGCTATTCAGAAACTGGAATTCTTTGAGGAAAAAAGATTTTGAAGAAGTTGAAGTAATTGAGACGGGTTTTATCAGAAGGATAAAGAGAAGTTACCTTACGATGGTGCCAAAACAATTAGCAGAGCAAATCGAAGAATGGAGATGTGGAGATAGAATAGTAGAGAATTTATGCAAGGAAGGAGTAAAAATCAGCCTATTCAGAAAAGTTCACGTTGCAGTCTTAAGCAAAACAATGATGCCCCACGAAATAGATTTGTTGCAGGGAAGATTGGATTCTATTCTTGTTAAGCACTATGTTAAACATTTAAGAGAAATCGCAGAGAAATACTGGAGAGCCTATAAAGAATTCTTATTTTTATTTTCTTAA
- a CDS encoding AAA family ATPase: protein MLEGIKEHAKEGKHLFLIGEHGAGKTYLIKRLELSNIHIFYFHDPKPPKQILLRILLELEGEENEKQYKRMAIWELCDELIRVLKEKRKRIVLIIDEFHLANQRIALILNYLLNTIEESAETKEDLKAITLILVATKPYYQKLYKKPEFKRLLWILEEFEFPELSNEEKDSIIQEMEKIYGVKLDDKQIKKIKKEAKHRLKSSR, encoded by the coding sequence ATTTTAGAAGGGATAAAAGAACATGCAAAGGAAGGAAAGCATTTATTTTTAATTGGAGAGCATGGAGCAGGAAAAACTTATCTGATTAAGCGTTTGGAATTAAGTAATATCCATATCTTTTATTTCCACGATCCAAAACCACCAAAGCAGATTTTGTTAAGGATTCTATTAGAATTGGAGGGAGAAGAAAACGAAAAGCAATATAAAAGAATGGCAATTTGGGAATTATGCGATGAACTGATAAGAGTTTTAAAGGAGAAAAGGAAGAGGATAGTTTTAATCATAGATGAATTCCATTTAGCAAATCAAAGAATTGCCCTAATTCTAAACTATTTATTGAACACAATAGAAGAAAGTGCTGAAACAAAAGAGGATTTGAAAGCCATAACATTGATTTTAGTAGCAACAAAGCCCTATTATCAAAAACTGTATAAAAAGCCTGAATTCAAAAGATTGCTTTGGATTTTGGAAGAATTTGAATTCCCAGAGCTAAGCAATGAAGAAAAAGATAGTATAATTCAGGAGATGGAGAAAATTTACGGTGTAAAATTAGATGATAAACAAATAAAGAAAATAAAGAAGGAGGCAAAACACCGCTTGAAATCAAGCAGATGA
- a CDS encoding DMT family transporter: protein MEQLSSASFIFVKISLGEIGPFNLALYRFLIAALVLYAILKLSGKIVPVSRRDLPGLVFLALTGVTLLYAVQFLALFYTTATNSSILINTSAIFVSVLSFTVGEKLTGRKFVALILAFSGVVLTASKGNLDFLHAETLKGDLLMIFDGFLWALYTIAGKRLLERYNPETLTVYAFAIGAVLLLPFAHAEGLANPTTFSTMTWISIMFLAIFCSVFGYVAWYSALSAMGATKVAVFVYLIPLFTAVMAYFTLGEDIGPFTVLGGVLIVSGVYLVERS from the coding sequence TTGGAACAGCTATCGTCTGCCTCTTTCATCTTCGTCAAGATAAGCCTCGGAGAGATTGGCCCGTTCAACCTCGCACTTTACAGATTCCTCATCGCAGCCCTGGTACTGTACGCAATTCTGAAGCTGTCTGGCAAAATCGTTCCGGTTTCAAGGCGAGATCTACCGGGACTGGTTTTTCTTGCCCTGACTGGCGTTACACTGCTTTATGCCGTGCAGTTTCTCGCTCTCTTTTACACCACTGCAACCAACTCATCCATTCTCATCAACACGTCTGCGATATTCGTTTCCGTTCTCTCGTTTACCGTCGGGGAAAAACTCACGGGCAGAAAGTTCGTGGCCCTGATCCTTGCATTCTCAGGTGTCGTGCTTACGGCATCAAAGGGCAATCTGGACTTCCTCCATGCTGAAACTCTGAAAGGAGACCTGCTGATGATTTTCGACGGATTTCTGTGGGCGTTATACACTATCGCCGGAAAAAGGCTCCTTGAGCGATACAACCCGGAAACCCTGACGGTCTATGCCTTCGCTATTGGAGCAGTTCTCCTTCTTCCCTTTGCACATGCGGAGGGTTTAGCCAACCCCACCACGTTTTCCACAATGACTTGGATATCCATCATGTTCTTGGCCATCTTCTGCTCGGTTTTTGGCTATGTTGCGTGGTACTCAGCCCTTTCAGCCATGGGAGCAACAAAAGTTGCGGTTTTCGTGTATCTGATACCTCTCTTTACAGCGGTGATGGCGTATTTCACCCTTGGAGAGGACATCGGGCCGTTCACTGTCCTCGGTGGTGTTCTGATAGTTTCGGGAGTGTATCTTGTCGAGAGGTCTTAG
- a CDS encoding NifB/NifX family molybdenum-iron cluster-binding protein, whose amino-acid sequence MKVAIPTDDGKTVSEHFGRARYFYIYGDGAVKLVENPHREHAGRMGHGRGHHGHHEVVELFKKEGVRKVLTFHVGEGMRRNLEDAGIEIEMVKERDIEKLVHGSS is encoded by the coding sequence ATGAAGGTCGCAATACCCACGGATGATGGGAAAACAGTGTCGGAGCACTTTGGTAGGGCGAGGTACTTCTACATCTACGGCGATGGCGCGGTTAAGCTCGTCGAAAACCCCCACAGGGAGCATGCCGGCAGAATGGGACATGGAAGAGGGCATCACGGCCATCACGAGGTGGTCGAGCTCTTCAAGAAGGAGGGGGTCAGGAAAGTCCTGACATTCCACGTTGGAGAGGGCATGAGGAGGAATCTGGAAGATGCGGGGATAGAAATCGAAATGGTTAAGGAAAGGGACATCGAGAAACTCGTGCATGGATCTAGTTGA
- a CDS encoding M20 family metallopeptidase — MDLVDVLKELVKIDTRNPPGNTVRAVEFLEDLFSSYNTRVVGDGEKLNLTVEISKGKPEFLFTSHLDTVPADDSMLVPKLAEGRLYGRGSCDAKGCVAAIVSAFHGLEIDGKGVTLAFTADEEVGGQKGLGLVMERISPDYVVIGEPFGSDRIGVAQASVVLLKLIVHGKGGHTATADVKEGAVYRASRFVIDAVERFSGVKGNREEYFRKISKLGLDVEYRGNGDVVFNPSIIRAGIKRNVVPDVCEIEVDMRIAPWVDMKDVRSALKYEGVDVFIVGYLKPFGFGLDDVPEERDVELLGIIREAVEGEGMTPRAVVSLGVGDARHVRNRGIPAFYYGPGGENMHSRDEFVYLSELEKAVRVYRRMVTL, encoded by the coding sequence ATGGATCTAGTTGACGTCCTCAAAGAGCTGGTGAAGATAGATACAAGAAATCCTCCCGGAAACACAGTCAGGGCTGTTGAATTTCTTGAGGATCTCTTTTCATCCTACAATACCAGAGTAGTTGGCGATGGTGAGAAGCTCAACCTGACAGTCGAGATATCAAAGGGAAAGCCGGAGTTCCTCTTCACCTCCCACCTCGACACAGTCCCCGCAGATGATTCGATGCTCGTGCCGAAGCTGGCTGAGGGAAGGCTTTACGGCAGGGGGAGCTGCGATGCCAAGGGCTGTGTTGCTGCAATCGTCTCGGCCTTCCACGGGCTCGAGATTGATGGCAAGGGTGTGACCCTCGCCTTCACGGCGGATGAGGAGGTTGGAGGACAGAAGGGGCTCGGTCTGGTAATGGAGCGAATTTCTCCAGACTACGTGGTAATCGGAGAGCCATTCGGCAGTGACAGGATCGGCGTTGCACAGGCTTCAGTGGTTCTGCTGAAGCTGATCGTGCACGGTAAGGGGGGCCACACCGCAACTGCCGACGTGAAGGAGGGGGCAGTATACAGGGCATCGCGCTTTGTAATCGACGCCGTGGAAAGGTTTTCTGGAGTGAAGGGAAACAGGGAGGAGTATTTCCGAAAAATCTCGAAGCTCGGGCTTGATGTGGAGTACAGGGGAAACGGTGATGTTGTCTTCAACCCCTCCATCATCCGGGCTGGTATTAAGAGAAACGTCGTCCCTGACGTTTGCGAGATCGAGGTGGACATGAGGATCGCACCCTGGGTGGACATGAAGGATGTCCGGAGCGCACTGAAGTACGAGGGAGTGGATGTTTTCATAGTCGGCTACCTGAAGCCCTTCGGCTTCGGACTTGACGATGTTCCGGAAGAGAGGGATGTGGAGCTGCTTGGGATCATCAGAGAGGCAGTAGAGGGAGAGGGCATGACGCCCAGAGCAGTGGTCTCGCTGGGTGTTGGTGACGCGAGGCACGTGAGAAACAGGGGGATACCGGCTTTCTACTACGGTCCCGGTGGGGAGAATATGCACTCAAGAGACGAGTTCGTTTACCTGAGCGAGCTGGAGAAGGCAGTGAGAGTTTACAGGAGAATGGTCACTCTTTGA
- a CDS encoding helix-turn-helix transcriptional regulator yields the protein MQKFLPALVLAILLSSPVSAAIIEGKVYSWETFEPLKNCIVTINTTPVQRYVAVNGSYMFEVEPGVYLLEAYYYGDITLYANETVRITENGTYRIDLLAQPVIEELNVSAPEISFELGNGKRESSWPVVPVFIALTVVIAASGYLIIRKRGEKSDDEEALPEDLEELLAIIRRSGGRITQKELKQLTGYSDAKISLMLTDLERRGKIERVKKGRGKIIFLKE from the coding sequence ATGCAAAAGTTCCTGCCAGCACTTGTACTTGCGATCCTCCTTTCAAGTCCGGTGAGTGCTGCAATAATTGAGGGTAAGGTCTATTCTTGGGAAACGTTCGAGCCCCTGAAGAACTGCATTGTCACCATCAACACCACACCTGTCCAGAGGTACGTGGCGGTGAACGGGAGCTACATGTTCGAGGTCGAGCCGGGAGTTTACCTGCTCGAGGCGTATTACTATGGAGACATAACTCTCTACGCCAACGAGACAGTTAGGATAACCGAGAACGGAACCTACCGCATAGACCTGTTGGCACAGCCTGTGATAGAGGAGCTGAACGTGTCTGCACCGGAAATAAGCTTCGAACTTGGAAACGGGAAAAGGGAGAGCTCATGGCCTGTGGTGCCCGTCTTCATCGCCCTAACTGTGGTGATCGCGGCCTCCGGGTACCTCATCATTAGAAAGAGGGGTGAGAAGAGTGACGATGAAGAGGCGCTACCAGAGGATCTGGAGGAGCTTCTGGCCATCATAAGGAGGTCCGGAGGCAGGATAACCCAGAAGGAGCTGAAGCAGCTCACTGGCTACAGTGACGCGAAGATCAGCCTGATGCTCACCGATCTGGAGAGAAGGGGGAAGATTGAGAGGGTTAAAAAGGGCAGAGGCAAGATAATCTTCCTCAAAGAGTGA
- a CDS encoding FeoA family protein: MKTLDLAETGKEYEIVEVSGGRGAVRNLRELGFLPGRRVRVLKNWGSVLVSVNGATFVVGGGLARKVVVRDVGDAA, translated from the coding sequence ATGAAGACTCTCGACCTTGCAGAGACGGGAAAGGAGTACGAGATAGTGGAGGTGAGCGGAGGACGCGGAGCAGTGAGAAACCTCAGGGAGCTCGGATTCTTGCCCGGAAGGAGGGTCAGGGTGCTGAAGAACTGGGGCTCGGTGCTCGTTTCGGTGAACGGGGCAACGTTCGTGGTTGGAGGGGGGCTCGCAAGAAAGGTGGTGGTCAGGGATGTCGGGGATGCGGCATGA
- a CDS encoding metal-dependent transcriptional regulator produces the protein MSGMRHEDYIRAIYELSKEKGYTRVKEISSELGVKPSSVTEMLKKLSDMGYVLYVKRLFVRLTDKGQREAERIIERHETLVKFLRVIGVPEDVALKDACVIEHTLHPVTVRQLKNFVRFIENSPRGGPIWLSHFWEFCETGNHSCTRHLATIPFDQQENINQKNYVR, from the coding sequence ATGTCGGGGATGCGGCATGAGGACTACATCAGAGCTATCTACGAGCTCAGCAAGGAAAAGGGATACACAAGGGTCAAGGAGATCTCGTCCGAACTTGGGGTAAAGCCGTCCAGCGTAACCGAGATGCTGAAAAAGCTGAGCGACATGGGCTACGTGCTCTACGTAAAAAGGCTGTTCGTCAGGCTCACTGATAAGGGGCAGCGAGAAGCTGAAAGGATAATCGAGAGACATGAAACGCTCGTGAAGTTCCTGAGGGTTATAGGTGTTCCCGAGGACGTTGCCCTCAAGGACGCGTGCGTAATAGAGCACACCCTCCACCCGGTGACAGTCAGACAGCTCAAGAACTTCGTCAGGTTCATAGAGAACTCCCCCAGAGGGGGGCCCATCTGGCTCAGCCACTTCTGGGAGTTCTGCGAAACTGGAAACCACTCGTGCACGAGGCACTTAGCAACAATTCCATTTGACCAGCAGGAAAATATAAACCAAAAGAATTACGTTAGATGA
- the feoB gene encoding ferrous iron transport protein B, with amino-acid sequence MKVAMVGNPNVGKTTILNRLTGESHAVGNYPGTTVEVLTGRAKIDGTDVEFVDLPGIYSLDSFSRDEQIVKEFLTHERPDLILLVMSAASVERGIYLALRLSHLAIPMVIALNMVDEARRAGLEVDAGQLEGLLGVPVVSTVAVSGEGMDELRRAIASGGRVPKVMAEGEDEALNLAEELARRVTSAIGERATSSPDVVFTDTLLGIPVFLAVMWLVFRVTYDVASPFVDLIEVLLDTAKASLAGYQHLAVRVLSDGVITGVGSVLIFLPNIFFLFAAISFLELTGFLPRAVIALDGVMSRFGLVGRSTVPLMLGFGCNVPAVMATRSIEDERSRKITILVLPFISCSARLPIYVLLSSALFPGFESMAIMFLYLLGMAVALTSALVLRKTVFGGEPDYVMEIPPLRWPSLRDVWTLSWGRTRHFLVKAGTVILAMSVVLWYLTSFPSDSVESSYAGMIGKAISPLFSPFGWDWRVAVAVVAGFVAKEVVVETLGIVSEGSIAGMLTQPQALALMVFTLLYVPCFATIATIKAEEGWKFAAFTAAYTTVVAYLLAYVVYALVEVVM; translated from the coding sequence ATGAAGGTGGCAATGGTTGGCAACCCGAACGTGGGAAAGACCACGATCCTGAACAGGCTGACCGGAGAGAGCCACGCGGTGGGGAACTACCCCGGAACAACCGTTGAGGTTCTCACGGGAAGGGCGAAAATTGACGGCACTGACGTGGAGTTTGTGGATCTCCCCGGGATATACTCCCTCGACTCATTCTCCAGAGACGAGCAGATTGTGAAGGAGTTCCTAACCCATGAAAGGCCAGACCTGATTTTGCTCGTGATGAGTGCCGCTTCAGTCGAGCGTGGCATCTACCTCGCACTGAGGCTCTCACACCTCGCGATTCCAATGGTCATTGCGCTCAACATGGTGGACGAGGCGAGGAGAGCCGGTCTGGAGGTGGATGCGGGGCAGCTGGAGGGACTGCTTGGGGTGCCGGTTGTCAGCACAGTGGCCGTGAGCGGGGAGGGGATGGACGAGCTGCGCAGGGCAATCGCTTCCGGAGGGAGAGTTCCGAAGGTTATGGCAGAAGGTGAGGATGAAGCACTCAATCTCGCCGAAGAGCTTGCGAGGCGTGTTACGTCTGCCATAGGTGAACGCGCTACCTCATCGCCGGACGTGGTGTTCACAGACACGCTCCTCGGGATACCCGTGTTTCTCGCGGTCATGTGGCTGGTTTTTCGCGTGACCTACGATGTGGCCTCACCGTTTGTTGACCTAATCGAGGTGCTGCTCGACACGGCCAAGGCCTCGCTGGCGGGCTATCAGCACCTGGCGGTCAGGGTTCTCAGCGACGGCGTGATAACGGGCGTGGGAAGTGTTCTCATTTTTCTGCCGAACATATTCTTCCTGTTTGCAGCAATCTCCTTCCTCGAGCTCACCGGATTCCTTCCCAGAGCCGTGATCGCCCTTGATGGAGTCATGTCCAGATTCGGGCTTGTTGGAAGATCAACCGTTCCCCTCATGCTCGGGTTCGGGTGCAACGTTCCGGCGGTGATGGCCACAAGGAGCATCGAGGACGAGCGCTCGAGAAAGATAACAATCCTGGTACTGCCGTTCATCTCGTGCAGTGCGCGACTGCCCATATACGTGCTGCTCTCTTCAGCTCTATTTCCGGGATTTGAGAGCATGGCAATAATGTTCCTCTACCTTCTCGGCATGGCCGTGGCGCTCACCTCCGCCCTTGTCCTGCGGAAAACGGTGTTTGGTGGCGAACCTGACTACGTGATGGAGATCCCTCCGCTCAGGTGGCCGTCCCTGAGGGATGTCTGGACGCTGAGCTGGGGGAGAACAAGGCACTTTCTGGTCAAGGCCGGAACAGTCATCCTCGCGATGTCCGTGGTGCTCTGGTACCTGACGAGCTTCCCTTCAGATAGCGTAGAGAGCAGCTATGCGGGCATGATTGGGAAAGCGATCTCCCCTCTGTTCTCCCCGTTCGGGTGGGACTGGAGAGTGGCTGTGGCGGTTGTTGCTGGGTTCGTGGCCAAGGAGGTTGTCGTTGAGACGCTCGGAATCGTCTCCGAGGGAAGCATTGCCGGCATGCTCACCCAGCCTCAGGCGCTTGCACTGATGGTGTTCACCCTCCTGTACGTGCCGTGCTTCGCAACCATTGCCACGATAAAAGCCGAGGAGGGGTGGAAGTTTGCGGCTTTTACGGCCGCATACACAACGGTCGTCGCATACCTTCTGGCCTATGTAGTGTATGCGCTCGTGGAGGTGGTTATGTGA
- the mdh gene encoding malate dehydrogenase has protein sequence MKLGFVGAGRVGATSAFTCLLNLDVEEIALVDIAEDLAVGEAMDLTHAAAGVDKYPKIVGGSDYSLLKGSDVIVVTAGLARKPGMTRLDLANKNAGIIRDVAKKIMEASPESKIIVVTNPMDVMTYIMWKETGKPRNEVFGMGNMLDSQRLKATLFAQGARNIRKAWIIGEHGDSMFIMWSQADFDGEVDREKTLEQVRFVAAEVIKRKGATIYGPAVAIYRMVNAIVNDTKEEIPTSVILQGEYGIEDVSVGVPAIIGSGGVEKVVEYDLPEEELNALRNSASILKERLRELGY, from the coding sequence ATGAAGCTCGGTTTTGTCGGTGCTGGCAGGGTGGGTGCGACATCTGCCTTCACGTGCCTTCTGAACCTCGACGTTGAGGAGATTGCGCTTGTGGACATCGCGGAGGATCTCGCGGTTGGAGAGGCCATGGATCTGACGCATGCCGCTGCTGGAGTGGATAAGTACCCCAAGATAGTGGGCGGGAGCGACTACTCCCTGCTCAAGGGGAGCGACGTCATTGTGGTTACCGCGGGACTTGCAAGGAAGCCGGGCATGACGAGGCTCGACCTCGCGAACAAGAACGCGGGCATAATCAGGGATGTGGCGAAGAAGATAATGGAGGCAAGCCCGGAGAGCAAGATAATCGTTGTCACGAATCCGATGGACGTGATGACCTACATCATGTGGAAGGAGACTGGAAAGCCGAGGAACGAGGTATTCGGGATGGGCAACATGCTCGACTCCCAGAGGCTGAAGGCAACGCTCTTCGCTCAGGGTGCAAGGAACATAAGGAAGGCGTGGATAATAGGGGAGCACGGGGACAGCATGTTCATAATGTGGAGTCAGGCGGACTTTGATGGAGAGGTGGATAGAGAGAAGACGCTCGAGCAGGTGAGGTTCGTCGCGGCGGAGGTCATAAAGAGGAAGGGGGCAACCATTTACGGGCCTGCCGTGGCAATCTACAGGATGGTCAATGCCATCGTGAACGACACGAAGGAGGAGATCCCCACGAGCGTCATTCTGCAGGGAGAGTACGGGATAGAGGATGTCTCGGTTGGAGTGCCTGCCATTATTGGCTCGGGCGGTGTGGAGAAGGTTGTTGAGTACGACCTGCCTGAGGAGGAGCTGAACGCTCTGAGAAATTCGGCCAGCATTCTGAAGGAGAGGTTGAGGGAGCTCGGCTACTGA